In one window of Arachis ipaensis cultivar K30076 chromosome B06, Araip1.1, whole genome shotgun sequence DNA:
- the LOC107648420 gene encoding ribulose-phosphate 3-epimerase, cytoplasmic isoform codes for MGVTPNIAPSMLSADFANLSSEAHRILNSGADWLHMDVMDGHFVPNLTIGAPVIESLRKHTTAYLDCHMMVTNPLDYVEPLGKAGASGFTFHVETSKDNWQELIQMIKSHGMRPGVALNPGTPIGEVYPLVEAERPVEMVLVMTVEPGFGGQKFMPEMMDKVRILRKRYPLLDIEVDGGLGPSNIDMAASAGANCIVAGSSVFGASEPAEVISLLRSSVQKA; via the exons atgggAGTGACACCAAATATCGCTCCTTCGATGTTATCTGCTGACTTCGCTAATTTGTCGTCGGAGGCTCACCGCATTCTCAATTCCGGCGCCGATTGGCTCCACATGGATGTCATG gaTGG GCACTTTGTCCCCAATTTAACCATTGGTGCTCCAGTCATTGAAAGTTTGAGAAAGCATACAAC GGCATATCTGGACTGTCACATGATGGTTACAAATCCTCTAGATTATGTTGAACCTTTGGGGAAGGCCGGTGCTTCTGGTTTTACATTTCATGTCGAGACTTCTAAAG ATAACTGGCAAGAACTTATTCAAATGATAAAGTCACACGGCATGAGACCTGGTGTAGCATTGAATCCAGGGACACCCATTGGCGAGGTTTATCCTCTG GTTGAAGCTGAAAGACCAGTGGAAATGGTTCTTGTGATGACTGTAGAGCCTGGATTTGGTGGACAAAAATTTATGCCGGAGATGATGGATAAG gtacGCATACTGAGAAAGAGGTATCCGTTGCTTGACATAGAG GTTGATGGTGGTTTAGGACCTTCAAACATAGACATGGCGGCGTCTGCAGGTGCAAACTGCATTGTTGCAGGAAGTTCAGTTTTTGGAGCCTCTGAGCCAGCTGAAGTAATATCCTTGCTAAGGAGCTCTGTTCAGAAAGCCTAG